From the genome of Candidatus Protochlamydia phocaeensis:
TAAATTTTGTGCAAAGGGAAACGCCAATAAATTGGCGAGATCAATGGAAGGTGTCTTTAAAATCACATGGCGCTTCTTAGACAAGAGGAAGGAATTAAAATAAAAATTTGTAGGCGTGCGTCGCAAAACATCAATTTGTTCGATAACGTCCGGCTCTTCAAGGGCAAGCAGACACTGGTTGAGAGAATGCAAGCCAAGCGCTCGAAAGCGCGTATTGAATTGCCAATAAGGTGAACATCCCGGTATTTGAGGAATTTTCTCATTCCACAAGCGCTGGAAAAGATTGCTCCATGCTTGATTCATTGAGCTTTCAAATAGTCGCTTCCAAGAGCGGCTAAGACGGCTTGTTCGATAAAGAGTAGCCACATCAGCATACTCTAGAACATGTCCCAACATATCAGGCGAACACTCATAACTTCTAAAAAAACTCAAATTCTGTAAAGGAATACTTTCAAAAAGCATAAATAAAAACCTAAAAATTAAACGATTAATAAAAAACCAATCAATTTAATCTAATTCACATAAAATTGAAACACTTAATTTAAAGTTGTTCATTTTTAAGTGAACTAATTAAGATACTTAAAAACCTACCAAGTGATTTCTCTTGGAAACAATCGAATTCTTAATAACCTGAATTTGGAGTTTTTTCCTTCAAAGAAGAAATACTTTCGAATATAGATAATTAACCATTCGACAGCAATCTCTTGCTATAATCGATTTAGGATTTATTAACCTGTGCTTGGAGTTTACCCTTTGGACTGACGTAAAAGCGCTTGCCATTTGTTCCTCTCCGCAGCTTTGACGCAGCCGAAAGAGTAAAAAAATTCCAAACTCAGGTTATTAATATGCAGGATAATTTAATTAGAGGGATGTCTCTTGAAAAAACGAGAAATGTCTTCCTTTTTCATTTCTCCTCTTGCGACTCCAAGGATAAGGCTTTCATATGCCTCATCTGGAAAGTCGGTAGATTTGCCGTTGATTTCCAGAAAAACAGCAGCCACAAATCCTCCTGTCCGCTTATTGCCATCTATGAAAGGATGGTTGCAGATGATATGAAAGAGATAAGCCGCCGCTTTATCTTCAAGGGTAGGATGAAGCTCCACACCAAATAAGTGGGCTTTGGGCATCTCTAAAGCAGATAGCAAAAGCCCCATGTCTCTAATGCCATGCACTCCCCCATAGGAATCTATAAGCTTGTCATGATAGAGAATGATCATTTCAACCGGCAAAAACTTGATCATTTATCGGCCAAGCTTTTCCATAGCTTGCTTTTTGACTTCAATAATTTGTCCGCTACACACCGAAACTCTTCCGGAGATGCGTCTTCCCGCACGCTCTGAATGGTCAGCCCATCGGGATGAACGGTAATTTGAAAAGACGCCTGTTCATCTAATCCGGCAGCCTGCAGAAGGGCCTTATCAATCACTAAAGCCTGGCTATTGCCATGTTTAATCAAGCGCTTAATCATTTTTAGCCTCCTCTGGAATACTTTCATTTTAACATAAAAAGTATCTCTTCGTCAATACAACGTATTTACAAGATTTAAAGAGGATTTAGGACCTAAATACGTCCGCTGCGGCTTTCAGGGTCTTAACAACCAAGCTGGCAGTTAAATCAGAAGGGGTAGGCAATCCGAGCATATTGCGCATTTCAAGACCAATGGCTATTTCTTCTTTTGCGGAAAATTGCCTCATATGCTCACTCGCTTGCACTTTGCTTCCTTCCATAAACAGGACTTTTACATCGGTCGTCAAGAAGGCTTTTTTGCTTTTCAGACGCTTATAAAGGGTGTTGGATTTTCCCACTACTCCATCATATTTTGAATAAATGACAAACTTCTGACCTCTCAGGCTATTAAATTCCTCTTCTATATGAGGGGTCTGCCAATTATTGGATTCAAACAATTTTCTCCCCAGGAATCCCAATACGCGTCCTCCTGTATGCTGGACAACGGAGGGAAAATCGGCAAAAGATCTCTCGTTAATCACATTTATCATCGCATCAGGATAAGTTTGCTGAAAGAAGAGGGTTCCTTTAATAGAAGCGACGCCACCTAAAGATTGGCCATAAACAATTAAATCGTCTGGCTTAATATCCCTCTCATTAATCAAAAAAGAACAGCCGCTGAAAATGGTGAGCTTCATGGATTCTAAATTTAACTCTCCCTTGCTGGCCATGACGGGATAATTGACAATAAGAATATTGATGTTTCCTACATGCCGTTTAATCAACTTAACAAGATAATAGGAAAAATTATCCTCATAAAACCCATCCGCTCCGGGAGCAAATAAAATGGCCTTTTTAGCTAATTGGGCATCTTTGCTAGTAGAAGGAAAAAGCATGCCATCTAATTGACTGCCATCGGGAGATTCTAGAGAGACTCTTTGCGCTTGAAATTCTTCTTGAAGCTTTATTCTTTTTTCTTCCCATTCAACTCCATCGGAAGAGGGGAATAATATCTTTGAACATAAGCGATGTCCTCCTCTTTTGATCCACTCAAAACTGAAAATCGATTCTTGAGAAAAATCAACCGTCACTGGTCGATTATAACTAGAAGGCGGAGGAACCATATAAGTAATAGAAGGAGGGATTGGAGTGAATTCTACCTTATTCATGCTTTCTCCTATTAAAAATAAGTTAATAAACCAACTCTATATAAAACTTATTAAAAAAATCCATTATTTTTAGATTCATTAATTTCAAATAGGCAAATTTAACCTCTTTTAAGAAAAGGACATGACGCCACTTAAACGTCATTTTTTAACCTATAGGCCTGTCCTTCTATTAAACATAAGAAAATCAAAAGTAAAAAATTTAACTACCTGCTCAAATGGGTAGTCTAACTAATGACTATGATGATTTTAAGACTCAATCCAAATAGGAATTAATTCTTTTTTACCTAAAAACTTATAAAGTGCTTCTAAATTGTAATGAGATAAAAAATATTTAATGGCGCCTATATGATTAAAAAGCTTTTTAGAAATGACAAAGACTTCCTTACCAATCGGCTGATACGCTGTCTGAAAGTGCAATTGAGCCTTTCTATCAAACTTGTTTTGCCGCTTTTTTTTTACAAGAGTGATGTAATTCTTCAGGAATTGCTTCTCGATAAACTTCCAACTGATCCGTATAAAAATCAGCGTCATTTTTATAAACATCGGGAATTAAGTCTCATAAAGCTTTAGCATCTTTGGAAACTCTTCCTCCTATATGACAAGCAATCACTTGTTTTGTTGTGATATCTTAAGCCTGCCCTATCATTTGCGATTTCCTTTATGTCCAACAAAACTCCAAATCTCATCAGCCTCTACTCTTGTCAAAAAAACTCCTTCTATATCTTGTGGAATAATAAGATTCAAATCATCAGGAACGTAATGATACAGTTCTGTTATATAGCTCATTAGCCATGTTTGACTGACTCCTGTTAATCGGCAAATTCCTTCTAGAGATAATCTTTCTAACAAAAGCTTATTGACCAAATCTTTGGTTTGCTCTGATATTTGATTTGCCATAGGCTCTAAAACAAACTGACGCCCACAATCTTTACATAAATGGTTCTGATCGAAATGTTTGTTGATACCGTTCTTGACAAATCTACTTGATCTACAATCTGGACAGCTAGTACGCATAGTTTTGAATAAGTGAACGTTTGAAATGAAGAGAAATCATAGTCTAAACTTTCATTTATTAAAATAAATTATCATATCCATTAATTAGACTACCATATGCAATATGTAATTATTTTTTATAAATGTAGGAAATGATTAATTTAATAATTTTTATTTTTAATAATAAGAGATATTCCTAACTTACTCATTTATCAATGAATGAGTTAGCATCAAATTCAACCCTCTCATTTTTTAGACTGTTTTCACTCTCTAAATTTTTACCATAGATTTTTGATTTATAAAGTGAAATGAATTCTGGAGTGTCTCTTAGCTCTCTAAATTTGCTTTGTAAATAATCTTTTCTTAATTTTAGCCCTTTTACTAAATCTACTTTTTGTAGTTTATCTCTAATTGAATCAAAACTTCTATCCCAATTAATTAAAAATACGTCAGATTGCTTATGGACATAAGGGAGGAAAATTTCCATGAATGCTTTATCTCTTTCAGTTACCTTTTTAATAGTGGGTGCTTTTTTTGATATTTTACGATAAATTACAGACCCTAAAGTTTGCGAATTAGGGGGTATTTGAGTTGTTGTGGTATCAGAAAAAAGGTTTTTTAAAACTGTCTCAATGCGTGGATATTTAGGATCTGGAACGAGATTAGAAGCAGAGTTTAATGCTTGCCTTGTATAAGTGGGATTTGCTTGAATCCCAGAGTTGAAATCATTATTATTTACCATACTATTCTATCCTTTTGAAATAGCGATCTAATTAGTTTAAGAATTACATGTAATTAATTTTTTTCAAATTAATTATTATAATTTTATTGTGATTTTATATCAATTATAAATTGATGCTCTGATAGATTTAATGCTACTTGTCTGATTTTGGCTCCTTACACCCTCTTTATTTTGTATATAAAAAGTCCTTTAGCATGCGTTCCTGCAATCTTT
Proteins encoded in this window:
- a CDS encoding type II toxin-antitoxin system death-on-curing family toxin; this encodes MIKFLPVEMIILYHDKLIDSYGGVHGIRDMGLLLSALEMPKAHLFGVELHPTLEDKAAAYLFHIICNHPFIDGNKRTGGFVAAVFLEINGKSTDFPDEAYESLILGVARGEMKKEDISRFFKRHPSN
- a CDS encoding AbrB/MazE/SpoVT family DNA-binding domain-containing protein gives rise to the protein MIKRLIKHGNSQALVIDKALLQAAGLDEQASFQITVHPDGLTIQSVREDASPEEFRCVADKLLKSKSKLWKSLADK
- a CDS encoding alpha/beta hydrolase, which gives rise to MNKVEFTPIPPSITYMVPPPSSYNRPVTVDFSQESIFSFEWIKRGGHRLCSKILFPSSDGVEWEEKRIKLQEEFQAQRVSLESPDGSQLDGMLFPSTSKDAQLAKKAILFAPGADGFYEDNFSYYLVKLIKRHVGNINILIVNYPVMASKGELNLESMKLTIFSGCSFLINERDIKPDDLIVYGQSLGGVASIKGTLFFQQTYPDAMINVINERSFADFPSVVQHTGGRVLGFLGRKLFESNNWQTPHIEEEFNSLRGQKFVIYSKYDGVVGKSNTLYKRLKSKKAFLTTDVKVLFMEGSKVQASEHMRQFSAKEEIAIGLEMRNMLGLPTPSDLTASLVVKTLKAAADVFRS
- a CDS encoding IS1 family transposase, which codes for MIERLNCTFRQRISRLVRKSLSFLKSFLII